A genomic region of Gemmata massiliana contains the following coding sequences:
- a CDS encoding DHA2 family efflux MFS transporter permease subunit, with translation MSGPTRSPNHWLIAVAVVIPTFMEVLDTTIANVALRYMAGSLSAAEVDSEWVITSYLAANAIVLPMSGWLLTRLGRRNYFLLSVAGFTVSSLLCGLATSLDQLILFRVLQGLFGGGLQPCTQGILLDTFPKEKQGQGLTVFALAALVAPVIGPTLGGDITDNYSWRWIFFINVPIGLLALVACYVLVEDPPYLVAARAADRNNPVGFDTIGLGLLVIVMVTWEVVLSKGQEWDWFGDPFYRVQTLSALFVACLVGLIVWELRRPSPLVDFRPLADRNFAVGAIAIACAFAVLYGQTVSLPGMLQTLFGYDATHSGLVLSPAGICAVLLLPIVALLLGRGADARWLVVAGLALMAIGNYWLSQMNLDIGPWDVVWPRVVTIAGLSLLITPLNVAVYQNVPLHMRGAAVGLFSLLRNEGGSVGTSVAQTIRERREQFHLLRLNEYLDPLNPTLQEYLTGIQAALSPLTGDPATTKVMSAQIIDNLRQQQALSLAYFDVFWVFAGVAVGLIFLVLLMRRSVAEKGAHLAAD, from the coding sequence ATGAGTGGCCCCACGCGCAGCCCCAACCACTGGCTGATCGCGGTCGCCGTGGTGATCCCGACCTTTATGGAGGTTCTGGACACCACCATCGCTAATGTCGCGCTGCGGTACATGGCCGGGAGTCTCTCGGCTGCCGAGGTCGACAGCGAGTGGGTCATTACGAGCTACTTGGCCGCGAACGCGATCGTGCTCCCGATGTCCGGATGGCTCCTCACGCGACTCGGGCGCCGGAACTATTTTCTGCTCTCGGTCGCGGGGTTCACTGTTAGTTCTCTGCTGTGCGGGTTGGCGACCAGCCTGGATCAACTGATCCTGTTCCGCGTGCTCCAGGGGCTTTTCGGTGGCGGACTTCAGCCGTGTACCCAGGGCATCTTGCTCGACACGTTCCCGAAGGAAAAACAGGGGCAGGGCCTTACGGTGTTCGCGCTGGCCGCGCTCGTGGCCCCGGTGATTGGGCCGACGCTCGGCGGGGACATCACCGACAACTACTCCTGGCGCTGGATCTTCTTCATCAACGTCCCGATCGGGCTACTCGCACTCGTTGCGTGTTACGTGCTGGTTGAAGACCCGCCGTACCTGGTGGCGGCGCGGGCCGCGGATCGGAACAACCCGGTCGGGTTCGACACAATCGGCCTGGGGCTGCTCGTGATTGTGATGGTGACCTGGGAAGTAGTGCTGAGCAAGGGGCAAGAGTGGGACTGGTTCGGTGACCCGTTCTACCGCGTTCAGACGCTGTCGGCTCTGTTCGTCGCGTGCCTCGTGGGGCTGATCGTCTGGGAACTTCGGCGCCCGTCGCCACTCGTCGATTTTCGCCCGCTCGCCGATCGTAATTTCGCGGTCGGGGCGATCGCAATCGCGTGCGCGTTTGCCGTTCTCTACGGCCAGACGGTTTCGCTCCCCGGGATGCTCCAAACGCTGTTCGGGTACGACGCCACGCACTCGGGATTAGTGCTGTCGCCCGCGGGGATCTGCGCGGTGCTGCTCCTGCCAATTGTGGCACTGCTCTTGGGCCGAGGTGCGGACGCGCGCTGGTTGGTGGTAGCCGGATTAGCGCTCATGGCGATCGGGAACTACTGGCTGAGCCAGATGAACCTGGACATCGGTCCGTGGGACGTGGTGTGGCCGCGTGTAGTCACGATCGCGGGGCTTTCGCTACTGATTACTCCGCTGAACGTGGCCGTGTACCAGAACGTTCCGCTCCACATGCGCGGCGCCGCGGTCGGACTGTTCAGCTTGCTCCGCAACGAGGGCGGGAGCGTCGGCACGTCGGTCGCGCAGACGATTCGGGAGCGGCGGGAACAGTTCCACTTGCTGCGGTTGAACGAGTATTTGGACCCTCTGAACCCGACGCTACAAGAGTACCTTACCGGTATCCAGGCGGCCCTCTCCCCGCTCACCGGTGACCCGGCCACGACGAAGGTGATGAGCGCCCAAATCATCGACAATTTGCGCCAGCAGCAGGCACTGTCGCTGGCGTACTTCGACGTCTTTTGGGTGTTCGCCGGGGTCGCCGTTGGGTTGATCTTCCTCGTGCTTCTGATGCGCAGGTCGGTCGCCGAAAAAGGGGCGCACCTCGCGGCGGATTGA
- a CDS encoding DUF1559 domain-containing protein, protein MRRTSAPPRRAFTLIELLVVIAIIAILIGLLLPAVQKVREAAARMKCQNNLKQLGVALHNFHDQQGALPHFRKFSPAPATAGGCPAGRNPFMLLLPYIEQPNYETNTEIRTKSIAMYLCPSDIPPAGAAATYLSYGINSGSINYGWAWNCAGTDPAAYYCVYYPKDRQYFDGIFDFSASCSYRGGGQVISLSSIADGTSNTLAFGEKWGIVRDETTGAPTSHIYPPTWTDTYATLATLAGNKMNTHVTNSVGVFWGSYFHAFRSGHTGGCNFTLADGSVRFITDRINADAAPGYQYPAGTAAPSRGPVNVNASGAMFRALATRDGGEVASGDY, encoded by the coding sequence ATGCGCCGAACATCGGCCCCGCCCCGTCGCGCTTTTACATTGATTGAACTGTTGGTCGTGATCGCGATTATTGCGATCCTCATCGGATTGCTTCTGCCCGCGGTTCAAAAGGTCCGCGAAGCAGCAGCGCGAATGAAGTGTCAGAACAACCTCAAACAACTCGGTGTCGCGCTCCACAATTTCCACGATCAGCAGGGCGCGTTGCCCCACTTCCGCAAGTTCAGTCCGGCCCCAGCCACGGCGGGCGGGTGCCCTGCCGGACGGAACCCGTTCATGCTACTGCTGCCGTACATCGAGCAGCCGAACTACGAGACCAACACAGAGATCCGCACAAAGTCGATCGCAATGTACCTCTGCCCGTCCGATATTCCCCCGGCCGGGGCCGCGGCGACGTACCTGTCATACGGCATCAACTCGGGGTCCATTAACTACGGGTGGGCCTGGAACTGCGCCGGGACCGATCCGGCCGCCTACTACTGCGTGTACTACCCGAAGGACCGGCAATACTTCGACGGGATCTTCGATTTCTCGGCGTCGTGCAGTTACCGCGGGGGCGGTCAGGTAATCAGCCTGTCGAGTATCGCGGACGGCACATCCAACACTCTGGCGTTTGGCGAAAAGTGGGGTATCGTTCGCGACGAGACTACGGGCGCGCCCACCTCGCACATTTACCCGCCCACGTGGACCGACACCTACGCGACGCTGGCGACTCTGGCCGGCAACAAGATGAACACCCACGTCACTAACAGTGTTGGCGTGTTCTGGGGGAGCTACTTCCATGCGTTCCGCTCCGGGCACACCGGCGGGTGCAATTTCACGCTCGCGGACGGGTCGGTGCGGTTCATCACGGACCGAATTAACGCCGATGCCGCCCCCGGGTACCAGTACCCGGCCGGGACCGCGGCCCCGAGTCGGGGGCCGGTGAACGTCAATGCGTCCGGGGCGATGTTCCGCGCGCTGGCCACACGTGACGGCGGGGAGGTTGCCAGTGGAGACTACTAA
- a CDS encoding dihydrolipoyl dehydrogenase family protein: MSKPEEYDLVVLGSGEPGKYLAWTFAARGQRAVVIERKYIGGSCPNIACLPSKNIIHSAKVASYFHRSAEFGITAGEWKIDMAAVRERKRKMVEGLVQVHLGKFKSSGAELVMGHGRFTGPKTVEVALRDGGTRVFHGTNVIINTGSRAKIDATPGLKDANPLTHIEALELDRVPEHLIVLGGGYIGLELAQAFRRFGSRVTVVERNSALVHREDADVSEAMEQLFRDEGIAVSTDTVLDRVTGTSGQAVQLHAKRARAEVVIEGTHLLAAAGRTPNTAGIGLETAGVELDARGSVKVDDHLRTTAEGVWAVGDCAGSPQFTHIGFDDFRIVRDNLSGGHRVTTGRQVPSCMFTDPELARIGLSEREAKERGIAYRLAKIPMGQVLRTQTLSETRGFFKALIEKDGDRVLGFTAFGVEAGEVMAVVQTAMSAGLPYTALRDMVLTHPTIAEGLIILFSAVTPKT, from the coding sequence ATGTCGAAGCCGGAAGAATACGACCTCGTTGTTCTCGGGAGCGGGGAACCAGGGAAGTACCTGGCCTGGACCTTCGCCGCACGCGGCCAGCGCGCGGTCGTCATCGAGCGGAAATACATCGGCGGGTCGTGCCCGAACATCGCGTGCCTGCCGAGCAAGAACATCATTCACTCCGCAAAGGTCGCGTCCTACTTCCACCGGAGCGCAGAATTCGGAATCACGGCCGGCGAGTGGAAGATCGATATGGCCGCGGTGCGCGAGCGCAAGCGGAAGATGGTTGAGGGACTGGTGCAGGTTCACCTCGGCAAGTTCAAATCGAGTGGCGCGGAGCTGGTAATGGGACACGGCCGGTTCACCGGTCCCAAGACGGTCGAGGTGGCACTACGGGACGGCGGAACGCGCGTGTTTCATGGTACGAACGTCATCATCAACACCGGGTCGCGCGCCAAGATCGATGCGACTCCCGGTCTGAAGGACGCCAATCCTCTCACGCACATTGAGGCCCTCGAACTGGACCGCGTGCCCGAGCACCTCATCGTTCTTGGCGGCGGGTACATCGGGCTGGAACTGGCTCAAGCATTTCGCCGGTTCGGGAGCCGGGTCACGGTTGTCGAACGGAACTCGGCGCTGGTCCACCGTGAAGACGCGGACGTGTCCGAAGCGATGGAGCAACTCTTCCGCGACGAGGGGATTGCCGTATCCACTGATACGGTCCTTGATCGCGTAACGGGAACGTCGGGGCAAGCCGTTCAGCTCCACGCCAAGCGCGCGAGGGCCGAAGTGGTGATCGAGGGCACGCACCTGTTGGCTGCGGCAGGGCGCACACCCAACACGGCCGGGATCGGGCTGGAAACGGCCGGTGTGGAACTGGACGCACGCGGCTCTGTGAAGGTCGATGACCATCTCCGAACCACGGCGGAAGGCGTTTGGGCGGTGGGCGACTGCGCCGGTAGCCCGCAATTCACGCACATCGGGTTCGATGACTTCCGCATTGTCCGGGACAATCTCTCGGGCGGTCACCGTGTCACAACCGGGCGCCAGGTGCCGTCTTGTATGTTCACCGATCCCGAATTGGCTCGAATCGGCCTGAGCGAGCGCGAAGCGAAAGAGCGCGGTATCGCCTACCGGCTCGCGAAGATCCCGATGGGGCAGGTGCTGCGCACGCAAACACTGTCCGAAACACGGGGATTCTTCAAAGCGCTGATCGAGAAAGACGGCGACCGAGTTCTCGGGTTCACCGCGTTCGGTGTCGAAGCCGGAGAAGTGATGGCGGTTGTTCAGACCGCGATGAGCGCGGGGCTACCGTACACGGCCCTTCGTGACATGGTGCTAACGCACCCGACCATCGCCGAAGGGCTGATCATACTGTTCTCGGCGGTCACCCCAAAAACGTGA
- a CDS encoding OsmC family protein: MKIKRKGSAAWQGGIKDGKGALSTESGALTAYPYGFASRFEGQRGSNPEELIAAAHAGCFTMALSLILGEAKLTAEQMDTSAEVTLEQVEGGFAITAVHLTLKAKIPGADQATFEKLTGMAKAGCPVSKLLKAEITLDATLVS, from the coding sequence ATGAAGATCAAGCGCAAAGGTTCGGCGGCGTGGCAGGGCGGCATCAAGGACGGCAAAGGTGCGCTCTCGACCGAGAGCGGCGCACTGACAGCCTACCCCTACGGCTTCGCCAGCCGGTTCGAGGGACAGCGCGGGAGTAACCCCGAGGAACTGATCGCCGCGGCCCACGCGGGTTGCTTCACAATGGCTCTGTCGCTGATTTTGGGTGAAGCCAAACTCACCGCGGAGCAGATGGACACGTCCGCAGAAGTCACGCTGGAGCAAGTAGAAGGCGGGTTCGCGATCACCGCCGTTCACCTGACGCTGAAGGCCAAGATTCCCGGCGCGGACCAGGCAACGTTCGAGAAACTCACCGGTATGGCAAAGGCCGGGTGCCCGGTGTCCAAGCTCCTCAAAGCCGAGATCACCCTGGACGCAACCCTCGTGAGCTGA
- a CDS encoding sigma-70 family RNA polymerase sigma factor, protein MANQRLAATIDLLARSGIRGLSAVPDEQLVQHFARVRDESAFAELVRRHGSMVLGVCRRILTAGPDAEDAFQATFLFLALRVGEIRNTASVASWLHGVARRVALNARKSRSRRTKHEQFAASDRPTEFTTEPATAASLTELQGALDEELARVPEPFRGAFVLCCLEGRTRPEAAVELSCTEGTVSSRLARARQMLQDRLTRRGIAPAVALTAGALFEIAVPPTLSASTARIAGLLTTAGQGADTIPPAVAALIEGVTTMTVKKTTVLAGLVVVAALAAGGIGLSAGSFQNRGPGAPPERPTLSKGESPGDNQKKATSPSEYALKEGAVLKLVRAPFPEERDRLYMKFEAAKAFQPPPPSETRLMAVYTNGGTPVSANAFTDRSSPGTTENGKPLAAFLEYPLNVDMANVLDRDHLLESVILDADVVLQKNAALDKLIPALRDELKTKCGIDLRLEFAEVETEVVRITGKHTLVSPAANPSRLHDDAAVVHFYAKAREEHSNGIHTDTKQLPSQLAQFLGLPVIDESNLKSAAVWVTIRHHLRYPITAKTRAEDADPVQVLKNVADQTGLTLKLEKQKVRVLVVEKQKKPADPPKKLGRVPDPEPNLQAELARWDTAFRHGSDEKFAELERTAGEWLKKYPGQDDRGHIYFQVAHVAAQSRIDTQIARVREYGQKVLEQSRDPVARGTVYSYLASAAEVDRTLKTFEERRRLAADVLLTGFAEALAQELPAEAPELPAVNRIGGELENDPVEAARIRTQQAVQMEARREAKFVRDLVQRRNTLVLQLRGLYRPTPNVHGRNEEGPKELRKLAAAKLSASATEALLAEVMKPPAR, encoded by the coding sequence GTGGCCAATCAACGATTAGCAGCAACTATCGATTTACTCGCCCGATCGGGCATTCGGGGCTTGTCCGCCGTTCCGGACGAGCAACTCGTGCAGCACTTCGCCCGCGTTCGCGACGAAAGTGCGTTCGCGGAACTCGTTCGGCGGCACGGTTCGATGGTTCTCGGTGTGTGTCGCCGAATCCTGACCGCGGGACCGGACGCCGAAGACGCATTTCAGGCCACGTTCCTGTTTCTGGCGCTGAGGGTCGGAGAAATTCGTAACACCGCGTCCGTGGCGAGTTGGCTTCACGGGGTCGCTCGCCGGGTCGCCCTGAACGCTCGGAAGAGTCGGTCGCGGCGCACCAAACACGAGCAATTCGCGGCGTCCGATCGGCCGACGGAATTCACCACCGAACCTGCAACTGCGGCATCTCTGACGGAACTTCAAGGCGCTCTCGACGAAGAACTCGCGCGCGTGCCGGAACCGTTCCGCGGAGCCTTTGTGCTGTGCTGTCTCGAAGGCCGAACGCGACCGGAAGCCGCGGTCGAACTGTCGTGTACCGAGGGCACCGTGTCCAGTCGGTTAGCCCGAGCGCGCCAAATGCTCCAGGACCGGCTCACGCGCCGCGGGATCGCGCCCGCCGTTGCACTGACGGCCGGTGCTCTCTTCGAGATAGCGGTGCCCCCAACTTTAAGCGCATCAACGGCACGAATTGCCGGCTTACTCACGACTGCGGGCCAAGGTGCGGACACCATTCCGCCCGCGGTCGCCGCCTTGATTGAGGGCGTCACAACAATGACCGTCAAGAAAACCACCGTTCTGGCCGGGCTAGTTGTAGTCGCAGCGCTGGCCGCGGGCGGGATCGGATTGTCTGCGGGTTCCTTCCAGAACCGCGGTCCCGGGGCTCCCCCTGAGCGGCCCACCTTGTCCAAAGGTGAATCACCGGGGGACAACCAAAAGAAAGCGACTAGCCCCTCCGAGTACGCGCTCAAGGAAGGCGCGGTGCTGAAGCTCGTCCGCGCGCCGTTCCCAGAGGAACGCGACCGGTTGTACATGAAGTTCGAGGCCGCGAAAGCATTTCAGCCCCCTCCCCCGTCCGAAACGCGCCTGATGGCGGTCTACACGAACGGTGGTACGCCCGTATCGGCGAACGCATTCACCGACCGCTCATCGCCCGGCACGACCGAGAACGGGAAGCCGCTCGCCGCTTTCCTCGAATACCCGCTGAACGTCGACATGGCGAACGTGCTGGACCGCGACCACCTGTTGGAGTCTGTAATCCTCGACGCGGACGTGGTACTCCAGAAGAACGCAGCCCTCGACAAACTGATCCCGGCGCTACGCGACGAGTTGAAAACGAAATGCGGCATCGACTTGCGTTTGGAGTTCGCGGAAGTCGAAACCGAAGTGGTGCGAATTACCGGTAAGCACACACTGGTATCCCCGGCTGCAAATCCCTCGCGGTTACATGATGATGCAGCAGTCGTGCATTTCTACGCGAAGGCCCGCGAGGAGCACTCCAACGGCATCCACACCGACACCAAACAACTACCTTCGCAACTGGCGCAGTTCCTGGGGCTACCGGTCATCGACGAATCGAATCTGAAATCGGCCGCCGTTTGGGTCACGATTCGGCACCACCTCCGGTACCCGATTACTGCCAAAACGCGGGCCGAAGACGCCGACCCCGTACAAGTCTTGAAGAACGTGGCGGACCAGACCGGGCTGACGCTCAAGCTCGAAAAACAAAAGGTCCGCGTGCTTGTGGTCGAGAAGCAAAAGAAACCTGCCGACCCGCCGAAGAAACTCGGCCGCGTGCCCGATCCGGAACCCAATTTACAGGCCGAACTCGCGCGATGGGACACAGCGTTTCGCCACGGGTCCGATGAAAAATTCGCCGAACTGGAACGCACCGCGGGCGAGTGGCTGAAGAAGTACCCGGGCCAAGACGACCGGGGGCACATCTACTTTCAGGTGGCCCATGTCGCGGCACAAAGTCGCATCGACACACAAATCGCGCGGGTTCGTGAGTACGGCCAAAAGGTGCTCGAACAGAGCCGCGACCCCGTCGCACGCGGCACCGTTTACAGCTACCTCGCCAGCGCCGCGGAAGTCGATCGCACGCTCAAAACGTTCGAAGAACGCCGGCGGCTCGCGGCAGACGTGTTGCTTACCGGGTTCGCCGAAGCGCTCGCTCAAGAGTTGCCGGCCGAGGCCCCGGAGCTACCCGCTGTGAACCGAATTGGCGGCGAACTTGAAAACGATCCGGTCGAAGCGGCTCGGATACGTACTCAACAAGCGGTCCAAATGGAAGCACGCCGGGAGGCGAAATTTGTCCGCGATCTGGTCCAGCGGCGCAACACACTCGTGCTGCAACTGCGCGGGCTGTACCGGCCGACTCCGAACGTTCACGGCCGAAACGAAGAGGGACCAAAAGAGCTGCGCAAACTCGCTGCGGCAAAGCTGAGTGCTTCCGCGACCGAGGCGCTGCTCGCTGAAGTCATGAAGCCGCCCGCGCGCTGA
- a CDS encoding HlyD family secretion protein, giving the protein MSTSASPAPEQPGAQKTTEAPHPTAPSAHPRHGKRWIIGAVVLVVLVVGVVLAVPTIETALNTVSTDDAYVNGHVTFVAPRVSGQVKRVLVDDNVRVKTGDLLVELDPEPYQIQVNIKRAALTAAEADQRAAESEVRGLLAQLRGQRWKLQTTMEQVDNQIALLNARVSALRSKEAIQVRAKSDFTRVKETFEKGVGSKQEYDAAVESFGVSEAQVKQALQEVYEARVSLGLEPQPTKGALTDVPPDLNQTFSTVRQAVADLIRIAAQVGLPLSKSEATPKQVLDEFRARDAQRDVDRIFTALVPEAPAVKQSEAKLLQARRDLEQAELNLRYCRVVAEVDGVITRRNVNPGNNLQAGQQVLAIRSLTEIWIDANFKETQLTQLKIGQRVEVFADTYGSRRVFHGRITGFTYGTGSTLALLPAQNATGNFVKVVQRLPVRVELEDYDPEADTLYAGLSVTPYVYFKEAPTGPNAGRRLQELARSGAPTAPTGGKP; this is encoded by the coding sequence ATGAGTACGAGTGCGAGTCCCGCACCGGAACAACCGGGCGCGCAGAAGACCACAGAGGCTCCCCACCCCACCGCTCCTTCGGCCCATCCCCGGCACGGGAAGCGGTGGATCATCGGGGCCGTGGTGCTGGTCGTGTTGGTAGTCGGGGTCGTGCTCGCCGTTCCCACGATCGAAACCGCTCTGAACACGGTTTCAACCGACGACGCTTACGTGAATGGGCACGTTACATTCGTGGCCCCACGGGTGTCGGGGCAGGTGAAGCGGGTGCTCGTAGACGACAACGTCCGGGTCAAGACGGGCGACCTGTTGGTCGAACTGGACCCGGAGCCATATCAGATTCAGGTCAACATTAAGCGGGCGGCCCTGACCGCGGCGGAAGCGGACCAGCGGGCGGCCGAGTCCGAGGTCCGCGGGCTGCTCGCGCAGCTCCGGGGCCAGCGGTGGAAGCTCCAGACAACAATGGAGCAAGTTGACAACCAAATTGCCCTTCTGAACGCTCGTGTGTCAGCGCTGCGTAGCAAGGAGGCGATCCAGGTGCGCGCGAAGTCCGACTTCACGCGGGTCAAAGAAACGTTCGAGAAGGGCGTCGGAAGCAAGCAGGAATACGACGCCGCGGTCGAGTCTTTCGGCGTCTCGGAAGCCCAAGTCAAGCAAGCCCTTCAGGAAGTGTACGAGGCCCGCGTCAGCCTCGGGCTGGAACCGCAACCCACCAAAGGTGCTCTAACCGACGTTCCGCCCGACCTGAACCAGACGTTCTCGACGGTTCGCCAAGCGGTTGCGGACCTGATCCGCATTGCAGCGCAAGTGGGATTGCCGCTCTCCAAGTCCGAAGCCACCCCCAAGCAGGTACTCGACGAGTTCCGCGCACGCGACGCGCAGCGAGACGTGGACCGCATCTTCACGGCGCTGGTCCCGGAAGCCCCCGCGGTGAAGCAGTCGGAGGCGAAATTGCTCCAGGCGCGCCGGGATCTCGAACAGGCCGAACTCAATCTGCGCTACTGCCGGGTGGTCGCCGAGGTTGATGGGGTGATAACGCGGCGGAATGTAAATCCCGGCAACAATCTGCAAGCCGGGCAGCAAGTATTGGCCATCCGGTCCCTGACCGAGATCTGGATCGACGCCAACTTTAAGGAAACGCAGCTCACGCAGCTCAAGATCGGTCAGCGGGTCGAGGTCTTCGCGGACACTTACGGGAGCCGCCGCGTGTTCCACGGGCGCATCACCGGGTTCACCTACGGGACCGGTTCGACGCTGGCCTTGCTCCCCGCTCAAAACGCAACCGGGAACTTCGTCAAAGTCGTTCAGCGGCTCCCGGTTCGGGTCGAACTGGAAGACTACGATCCGGAGGCCGACACGCTGTACGCGGGACTGTCGGTGACGCCCTACGTGTACTTCAAAGAGGCCCCGACGGGACCGAACGCCGGGCGCCGGCTCCAGGAACTCGCACGCTCGGGCGCGCCGACCGCACCGACCGGGGGTAAGCCATGA
- a CDS encoding CehA/McbA family metallohydrolase, with protein sequence MPRLFLALFALFAATSAAGAADVPVIDDVEGQPLAANAERLVKALDFLGASLPEEAGKQLAKAIENKDAKKVQEVLDKRVLFAITINPEARLKVAKGPGDAIIQQAGWTPVLVKIMNDSTVKKQLRVMSAQAGPVYSGPGQDAKGAKADPKIVERFLGAELFSAPPMTDTLSGLKVEYAIVLLYSSESGRREATIGFDIGQGNQDLGFRGETPVLFEVKPAVAVKVNVTDFDGKPPPGRFLITDASGHISPPQAKRLAPDLFFQRQVYRHDGGTILLPPGKFLVQYGRGPEYALKTTELLVPEPRERRTATLEAKLERWINPADFGFFSGDHHIHAAGCAHYTNPTEGVLPEDMFLHVKGEGLNVGCCLTWGPCYDYQRKFFEAKPWQKSEPFTILKYDVEVSGFGSQALGHVCLLNLRDQTYPGSDGTKLKGWPTWTTPLMKWGKDQGAVTGYAHSANGLGVNPKEAAKRLFDALDANQDGGISLDEARAGKLPLPELFATIDTNSDGKLSAAELLKSTEKTANTLPNLNVPEMNGIGAQEVCVTTAMGVCDFISAMDTARTPEWNCWYHIMNCGFPLKASGETDFPCISGSRVGQGRVYVQLGKKTDMVDYSAWCKGIAQGRSYVSDGYAHALEFAVNGTSAGFGDVKLDAAGMVKVTAKVAFAKDVSLGTAPGAQAPVGPTRTLELVVNGKVVQSKEIAADDKAHDVSFDVNVSSSSWVAIRHFPQMHTNPVNVVVAGKPIRASKASAKWCVGVIEQLWRVRGPGIKDTERAEAEKTFKKALDMYKKIADESADDLRKVD encoded by the coding sequence ATGCCCCGCCTCTTCCTCGCGCTCTTCGCGCTTTTCGCGGCCACGAGTGCCGCGGGCGCCGCGGACGTCCCCGTAATCGACGACGTCGAAGGACAGCCGCTCGCGGCGAACGCGGAGCGCCTCGTGAAAGCGCTCGACTTCCTCGGCGCCTCGCTTCCCGAAGAGGCCGGGAAGCAGCTCGCGAAGGCCATCGAAAACAAGGACGCGAAGAAGGTCCAGGAGGTTCTCGATAAACGGGTACTGTTCGCGATCACGATTAACCCGGAAGCGCGCCTCAAGGTCGCAAAGGGGCCGGGGGACGCCATAATTCAGCAGGCCGGGTGGACGCCGGTGCTCGTGAAGATCATGAACGACAGCACCGTGAAGAAACAGTTGCGCGTCATGAGCGCCCAGGCCGGCCCCGTGTACAGCGGTCCGGGTCAGGACGCCAAAGGTGCAAAGGCCGATCCGAAAATTGTCGAGCGGTTCCTCGGGGCCGAACTGTTTAGTGCTCCACCGATGACGGACACGCTCAGCGGGCTCAAGGTCGAATACGCGATCGTGCTCCTCTATTCGTCGGAGAGCGGTCGGCGCGAAGCGACCATCGGGTTCGACATCGGGCAGGGGAACCAGGATCTCGGGTTCCGCGGGGAAACGCCGGTGCTGTTCGAGGTGAAGCCAGCGGTCGCGGTGAAGGTAAATGTCACGGACTTCGACGGCAAGCCCCCGCCCGGGCGGTTCCTCATCACGGACGCGAGCGGGCACATCTCCCCGCCCCAAGCGAAGCGGCTCGCACCGGACCTCTTCTTCCAGCGGCAAGTTTACCGGCACGACGGGGGCACCATTCTGCTCCCGCCGGGCAAGTTCCTCGTGCAGTACGGGCGCGGGCCGGAGTACGCACTGAAGACGACGGAACTCCTCGTCCCGGAACCCCGTGAGCGCCGAACCGCGACGCTCGAAGCCAAACTCGAGCGATGGATCAACCCGGCCGACTTCGGGTTCTTTAGCGGCGACCACCACATCCACGCGGCCGGGTGCGCGCACTACACGAACCCCACCGAGGGCGTGCTCCCCGAAGACATGTTCCTGCATGTCAAGGGCGAGGGGTTGAACGTCGGCTGCTGCCTAACCTGGGGGCCGTGCTACGACTACCAGCGCAAGTTCTTCGAGGCGAAACCGTGGCAAAAGAGCGAGCCGTTCACGATTCTCAAATACGACGTGGAAGTGAGCGGTTTCGGCTCGCAGGCGCTCGGCCACGTCTGCCTGCTCAACCTGCGCGACCAAACGTACCCCGGCTCTGATGGGACCAAACTCAAGGGTTGGCCGACGTGGACAACCCCACTGATGAAGTGGGGGAAGGATCAGGGAGCAGTGACCGGCTACGCGCACTCCGCGAACGGCCTGGGTGTGAACCCGAAAGAGGCCGCGAAGCGCTTATTTGACGCGCTCGACGCCAACCAAGATGGGGGCATAAGTCTGGACGAAGCGAGGGCCGGGAAGTTACCACTCCCGGAACTGTTCGCCACCATTGATACGAACAGCGACGGTAAGCTCAGCGCGGCCGAGTTACTCAAGAGCACCGAGAAAACAGCCAACACGCTGCCTAACCTGAACGTCCCGGAAATGAACGGCATCGGTGCGCAGGAAGTCTGCGTCACCACCGCGATGGGCGTGTGCGACTTCATCTCCGCAATGGACACGGCGCGCACACCCGAATGGAATTGCTGGTACCACATCATGAATTGCGGATTCCCGCTGAAAGCGAGCGGCGAAACCGACTTCCCGTGCATTTCCGGGAGCCGCGTCGGGCAGGGGCGCGTATACGTGCAGCTCGGCAAGAAGACGGACATGGTCGATTACAGTGCGTGGTGCAAGGGCATCGCGCAGGGGCGCTCCTACGTCTCCGACGGCTACGCTCACGCCCTCGAATTCGCGGTGAACGGCACGTCCGCCGGCTTCGGCGACGTGAAACTCGATGCCGCCGGTATGGTGAAGGTGACCGCGAAGGTCGCGTTCGCAAAAGACGTATCACTCGGTACCGCGCCCGGCGCGCAAGCTCCCGTCGGCCCTACACGAACGCTCGAACTCGTGGTCAACGGGAAAGTCGTGCAGTCGAAAGAGATCGCGGCCGACGACAAGGCCCACGACGTGAGCTTCGACGTGAACGTCAGCAGTAGTTCGTGGGTTGCAATCCGGCACTTTCCGCAGATGCACACGAACCCGGTGAACGTGGTCGTGGCCGGCAAGCCGATCCGCGCCAGCAAAGCGAGCGCGAAGTGGTGCGTCGGTGTGATCGAACAACTGTGGCGCGTGCGCGGCCCCGGCATCAAGGACACCGAGCGCGCGGAAGCCGAGAAGACGTTCAAGAAGGCGCTGGACATGTACAAGAAGATCGCGGACGAATCCGCCGACGATTTGAGGAAAGTGGACTGA